Proteins encoded within one genomic window of Sphaerotilus montanus:
- a CDS encoding iron-sulfur cluster assembly protein: protein MHVAPNGPAKTAPAEPVWVGEPALLDKVVQALRSVREAQGGPDIVSSGRVRSLEITPDEAVLTMHLGGGHCGSAQVLAELAFDVLREQLPDTDLYLRHEQSGGCPTT, encoded by the coding sequence CGCTCCTGCCGAACCCGTCTGGGTCGGTGAACCGGCGCTGCTGGACAAGGTGGTGCAGGCGCTGCGCAGCGTGCGCGAGGCCCAGGGCGGCCCGGACATCGTCAGCAGCGGCCGGGTCCGTTCGCTGGAGATCACGCCGGACGAGGCGGTGCTGACCATGCACCTCGGCGGCGGGCACTGCGGCAGTGCGCAGGTGCTGGCGGAACTCGCCTTCGACGTGCTGCGCGAGCAACTGCCCGACACCGACCTCTACCTGCGCCACGAGCAGTCGGGCGGCTGCCCGACCACCTGA